A portion of the Pseudoalteromonas luteoviolacea genome contains these proteins:
- a CDS encoding response regulator gives MAWSDNHQSITVLIVEPHETIRSMIASTAKKLAPEVTVVQSSNGVDAREKLNYNDIQLIISEWKLPKLDGIALLQYVRSNPRTAQIPFVMTSATIDQGNVMQAIQSGVSEYIVKPFSSQILLSRLQRALSKPVRPMKAASAEQSEQKEHVTQVLVVDDVADNIKVISDILRKDYKVKAALNGKKALQICAMEPQPDLVLLDIMMPDMDGIEVCKRLKADPNTQHITVIFLSALEQTEHIVKGLELGAVDYITKPANPSIVRSRVKAHCRAIDSNRLMRAQIDTMMENAKLRDQFDNVNQQEVVAPIKEIQTASNSLSNHLNDPQKAQQYLDFIQQNCQQLQLHLDNMQALQKIERNEYEFKPTTHVIHNVLDKVLLGLSHIISNLQINIANSVPENLKISGEQQLLFALFTHLIQNALEASKTNKTVKISAQTESQFHIIEVHNSDPIPLPIRHQFLDKFVSHGKGERSGLGTYTAKILTEQQKGYIEYRSDEQSGTSVYVSLPIA, from the coding sequence ATGGCTTGGAGTGACAACCATCAATCAATAACCGTATTAATTGTAGAACCTCATGAAACTATCCGATCTATGATAGCCAGCACGGCGAAAAAGCTCGCGCCCGAGGTGACTGTAGTGCAAAGCTCAAACGGGGTAGATGCTAGAGAAAAGCTCAATTACAATGACATACAATTGATCATTTCTGAGTGGAAATTACCTAAGTTAGACGGTATTGCACTACTACAGTATGTACGCAGCAACCCTCGAACAGCTCAGATCCCTTTTGTGATGACCTCTGCCACCATAGATCAAGGCAATGTAATGCAAGCCATTCAAAGTGGTGTATCCGAGTACATTGTCAAACCTTTCTCTAGCCAAATCTTATTATCTCGCTTACAACGAGCACTGAGTAAACCTGTACGACCAATGAAGGCCGCAAGTGCAGAGCAATCAGAACAAAAAGAACATGTCACACAAGTATTAGTCGTCGATGATGTTGCCGATAACATTAAAGTGATCAGCGATATTTTGCGCAAGGACTATAAAGTTAAAGCTGCGCTTAATGGCAAAAAGGCACTGCAAATTTGCGCCATGGAACCACAGCCTGATTTAGTACTACTGGATATTATGATGCCAGATATGGATGGTATTGAAGTCTGCAAGCGCCTTAAAGCCGATCCTAACACCCAACATATTACCGTGATATTTTTATCCGCATTAGAACAAACTGAACATATTGTCAAAGGCCTTGAACTTGGAGCCGTAGACTACATTACCAAGCCAGCCAACCCGTCTATTGTCCGCTCACGGGTGAAAGCACACTGTCGCGCCATTGACTCCAATCGTCTTATGCGTGCGCAAATTGATACCATGATGGAAAATGCCAAACTCAGAGATCAATTTGATAACGTAAACCAGCAAGAAGTTGTCGCGCCTATAAAAGAAATACAAACCGCCAGCAATTCACTCTCAAACCACTTAAACGATCCACAAAAAGCGCAGCAATATTTAGATTTTATCCAGCAAAATTGTCAGCAGTTGCAATTGCATTTGGATAATATGCAAGCGCTACAAAAAATTGAGCGCAATGAATATGAGTTTAAGCCCACAACGCATGTCATACACAACGTATTAGATAAGGTACTATTAGGGTTAAGCCATATCATTTCCAATCTGCAAATCAATATTGCCAACTCTGTGCCCGAAAACTTAAAGATCAGTGGAGAGCAACAACTATTGTTCGCGTTATTTACTCATTTAATACAAAACGCCTTGGAGGCGTCTAAAACCAATAAAACCGTCAAGATCAGTGCCCAAACTGAAAGCCAATTTCATATTATCGAAGTACACAATTCAGATCCCATTCCCCTGCCAATACGACATCAATTTTTAGACAAATTTGTCTCCCATGGCAAAGGAGAGCGTTCGGGCCTTGGCACCTATACTGCCAAGATACTCACAGAGCAGCAAAAAGGCTATATTGAATATCGCAGTGATGAGCAATCTGGCACATCCGTTTATGTCAGTTTGCCCATCGCCTAA
- a CDS encoding right-handed parallel beta-helix repeat-containing protein: MPNTKKAKSISVLLINILIAAPSFATVSIQKNQIDETSNLQCDHYISSKQHLIDGQSMSLNAGDTLCLAPGERGPLRVRNVQGSASAPIIIRNQSAVVTFTPYEYSIAIENSQWLRITSNTVEGESEYGLRLGGTLGIGGLSEQIEIDHIEIYRARFAGMLIKTDPTCDSRTWAENFTMTGLRIHNNYIHDTESGEGMYIGYTGKSRNLVCDNTLTTVYPHKIQGVHIFDNKLENIAADGIQLNSVQNNAYITNNTIYRTGVSPFDPHWQNTGIQVGGDNVEIKNNLIYRSGGNGMMIDGDGIKVLSNHIIYAGENGIFARNAAQQDSSISNGLAHAYKGNLIVHPGSYALKLYAINTLSEHLIIENSIENDGSLDSAGRPKTFSYLNNAVLRHELNNHHYVTQSAYIEAN; this comes from the coding sequence ATGCCGAATACTAAAAAAGCCAAAAGCATATCTGTGTTGTTAATTAATATACTCATAGCTGCCCCCAGTTTTGCAACAGTCTCCATTCAGAAAAACCAAATTGACGAGACCTCGAACCTACAATGCGATCATTACATTAGTAGTAAACAACACTTGATAGATGGTCAAAGTATGTCACTCAATGCGGGTGACACCCTATGCCTAGCACCAGGAGAGCGTGGCCCACTAAGAGTGAGAAATGTGCAAGGATCCGCATCAGCGCCTATCATCATTCGTAACCAAAGCGCAGTGGTGACATTCACGCCTTACGAATACAGTATCGCAATTGAAAACAGTCAATGGCTTAGGATCACATCAAATACAGTTGAGGGAGAGTCAGAATACGGCTTAAGACTTGGTGGCACACTTGGAATTGGTGGGTTAAGTGAGCAAATCGAAATTGATCATATCGAAATTTATCGTGCTAGGTTTGCAGGTATGCTCATAAAAACAGATCCGACTTGCGATAGTCGCACTTGGGCAGAAAACTTCACTATGACTGGTCTTCGTATTCACAACAACTACATCCATGACACAGAGAGTGGCGAAGGCATGTATATTGGCTATACAGGTAAATCGCGTAACCTTGTCTGTGATAACACGTTGACTACAGTCTACCCCCACAAGATCCAAGGCGTGCATATTTTTGACAATAAACTAGAGAATATTGCCGCTGACGGTATACAGCTTAATTCAGTGCAAAATAATGCATATATCACCAACAATACAATTTATCGCACAGGTGTTAGCCCTTTTGATCCGCACTGGCAAAATACTGGTATTCAAGTCGGCGGCGACAACGTAGAGATTAAAAATAACTTAATTTATCGCAGTGGTGGCAATGGCATGATGATTGATGGTGATGGCATTAAAGTGCTAAGTAACCATATCATTTACGCTGGAGAAAATGGCATATTTGCCCGTAACGCAGCTCAGCAAGATAGCAGTATAAGCAATGGTTTAGCGCATGCATACAAGGGGAATTTGATTGTCCATCCAGGTAGCTACGCACTTAAACTATATGCAATCAACACCCTCTCGGAACACCTTATTATTGAAAATAGTATTGAAAATGATGGTTCACTAGATAGTGCTGGGCGGCCAAAAACTTTTTCTTATTTAAACAATGCCGTATTGCGGCACGAATTAAACAATCATCATTACGTAACTCAATCAGCATATATAGAGGCGAACTAA
- a CDS encoding two-component regulator propeller domain-containing protein yields the protein MRLWRLFFVLLSFCVYAERAMGTDEVKVEAISAYNGLANPQIYAVSKDPQGFMWFGSADGVKRYDGYQFVSFNHDPNDSNSLSANSVGTLLFDKQGRLWAGTWGGGLNLFVREEQHFVHFKYDENDPSSLGANKVQTLFESRDGTLWIGTNGGGLNRLKEDLQSFERFVPQPDNPYSLGSDRVWSISEGSKGDIWVGTSNGLYRLDRNTGQFQGYGVAPQSLDHAEVRQVSVDDLGRVWVATRTSFGLFNPETAEYRIYNLTSGTLPSVTRLHHFNEDILLATFAGVYRFSPRENQFIPVIENGELTLLQNRDVRQILIDDSGLLWAATRYSGVQKVFPNPPAFISWQNFLNDQLLSGLFNQVLTIEDAKQGGVWLGTGRGLVHFDGKSKFTPFADAQTLQGNYRLRVHSMARDHTGGLFAATSFGLYRVDEDAKSLSLVPLPWLEDARRSVEHISFDEQGHIWVVLSGRSGLTRLDVENNQVEHFLNEQDLEFTFHDSEGMIWAGTDGEGVFRLDQTTSRFVQYTAHGEQVGPNGNYVTHVMQQGEHIWLATNLGITRFDITTQQFKQYENTASQVNFAVKSIAQDRDGFLWFASASGVFKFDPTYGIFHQFTTNDGLINHHFLARSFTVNDEQVLFGSIDGITGFNPKDVKVNTSAPPVAFTRAFVDGQPIEINNGEIRLGHRDKNLSIHFAALDYQATDDNRYRTWLVGYHDKWSAITPEHIVNYRELPPGEYRFRVQGSNNHGVWNQVGIELKVISVPAWYQTMWFRVLMPMLVVVILLLGFWLRVRQLRENSIELERKIARRTRDIVVLGEVGKEVAATYDMHVISETIYAHLSDILHCEFFAVGVFYPEKNYIDYIYAMQQGELYEALESHTKVVSSADVYCVSSGQEFYAATDDHWHKVGLKACNNLYGEQTKSVFCAPLIVDGKVIGVFTVQSNKPRAYKEVHLNVLRSVANHIAVALANSLSYSELKEAEQRLDLAMQGANAGTWEWDCQSDLLVTNGIWSTMLGYQEGELELRYGETINRWRELIHPDDLAIVENALQAHLSKQAETYRCELRMKTADGQWKWILSMGQSVFVNQDSRRKEMFGIHMDISDSKGLEAALKQAKERAESATQAKSDFLSNMSHEIRTPMNAIIGMSYLALETDLNFKQRNYVEKIHRSAESLLGIINDILDFSKIEAGKLDIEQVEFCIEDTLRSALDLIAVKAKEKELELCAHIDPAVPSKLIGDPLRLSQILLNLGSNAVKFTEQGGEVLVDVRVEQQVAGELTLKFAVIDSGIGMSQEQQAKLFNSFSQADTSTTRKYGGTGLGLAICKKLVELMHGEIHCQSAQGVGSTFSFTLVLDDALYEPEALEKLELKHALIIDDNFSSSRYLSSCLSRFDIEAQAFASSDIADLAGMLVDKDVVFIDMRLEQSRSYLQQIRHLDPHMPCILMPLYEMQNVDVYLREFERSSYVLKPFLADDVYSALQCALGLSSQQVEHRNEQDEHEQQQLSGARLLLVEDNDLNQELAVTLLTSKGIVVEVAEHGQKALEMLAQSQFDGVLMDCQMPVMDGYTATRKIREQAQFESLPVIAMTASVMMDNQEAALACGMNDIISKPLNIDKMFATLRKWISVSNVIKNDIQQPLTIKSESSYPDIEGIDTGIAQSISQGDVALFKRLLRRFVDRQQHFHAHFDEALEQQHADPDAPMRCAHTLKGTAGNIGATEVQNVAGELEQICANKGEYKAALNQVHEKLEPLIFAIQQVLSHEGDEGGLDAKSCTRLTEQQVADKLKQLTMLLEDYDTDAIDLVSELLPIYDGTLFVDKFKRLATLIDDYDFDAAKELLAQIKPDLEVSEQA from the coding sequence ATGCGCCTTTGGCGGCTGTTTTTTGTTTTACTTAGTTTTTGTGTTTATGCCGAGCGTGCCATGGGCACTGATGAGGTCAAAGTGGAGGCTATTTCAGCCTACAATGGGTTAGCCAATCCGCAAATATACGCAGTATCAAAAGACCCTCAAGGGTTTATGTGGTTTGGTAGTGCTGATGGGGTTAAGCGTTACGATGGCTATCAATTTGTCAGTTTTAATCATGACCCGAATGATTCAAATTCTTTATCTGCCAATAGCGTCGGGACTTTGCTTTTTGACAAGCAAGGGCGACTTTGGGCCGGTACTTGGGGTGGTGGTTTAAACTTATTTGTCAGAGAAGAACAACATTTTGTGCACTTTAAATATGACGAAAATGATCCATCTTCTCTCGGTGCAAATAAAGTACAAACACTGTTTGAAAGTCGTGATGGGACCTTATGGATTGGGACCAATGGCGGCGGTCTGAATCGTCTAAAAGAGGATTTACAAAGCTTTGAGCGCTTTGTACCGCAACCTGATAACCCCTATAGCTTAGGCAGTGATCGGGTTTGGAGTATTAGTGAAGGAAGTAAAGGGGATATATGGGTTGGCACATCCAACGGTTTGTATCGATTGGACAGAAATACAGGTCAATTTCAAGGCTATGGTGTCGCGCCACAATCATTGGACCATGCAGAGGTACGTCAGGTCTCAGTAGACGATCTTGGCAGAGTATGGGTGGCAACGCGCACCAGCTTTGGATTGTTTAATCCAGAAACCGCAGAGTACCGCATATATAACTTGACGTCAGGCACTCTACCCAGTGTGACGCGCTTACATCATTTTAATGAGGATATTTTATTAGCAACCTTTGCAGGTGTGTATCGCTTTTCTCCTCGCGAAAATCAATTTATTCCTGTTATTGAAAACGGTGAGCTCACATTGCTACAAAACCGTGATGTGCGACAAATATTAATAGATGACAGTGGGCTGCTTTGGGCTGCAACGCGATATTCAGGCGTGCAAAAAGTCTTCCCTAATCCTCCTGCTTTTATTTCTTGGCAAAACTTCTTAAATGACCAATTGCTTTCAGGATTGTTTAATCAAGTCCTCACGATTGAAGATGCCAAGCAAGGAGGTGTTTGGTTGGGCACCGGACGTGGTTTGGTGCATTTTGATGGTAAATCAAAGTTTACCCCATTTGCAGATGCACAAACACTGCAAGGCAATTATCGATTGCGTGTTCATAGCATGGCTCGAGATCACACCGGGGGGCTGTTTGCGGCAACCAGTTTTGGTTTGTATCGTGTGGATGAGGACGCTAAATCTTTGAGCTTGGTGCCTTTACCTTGGTTGGAGGATGCACGACGTTCAGTGGAGCACATTAGTTTTGATGAGCAAGGCCACATTTGGGTTGTACTGTCAGGGAGAAGCGGGCTGACGCGGCTTGACGTTGAAAATAATCAAGTGGAGCACTTTCTAAATGAACAGGACTTGGAGTTTACTTTTCATGATAGTGAAGGGATGATTTGGGCTGGCACCGATGGGGAGGGGGTGTTTAGACTTGATCAAACCACGTCACGTTTTGTGCAGTATACAGCGCATGGAGAGCAAGTAGGCCCAAATGGTAATTATGTGACACATGTGATGCAGCAAGGTGAGCATATTTGGTTAGCAACTAATCTGGGGATCACCCGATTTGATATCACAACCCAACAATTTAAACAGTACGAAAATACCGCTTCACAAGTGAATTTCGCTGTTAAGTCTATTGCGCAAGATAGAGATGGCTTTTTGTGGTTTGCTAGTGCCAGTGGCGTGTTTAAATTTGACCCCACCTACGGTATTTTTCATCAATTTACTACGAACGATGGGTTAATTAATCATCATTTTTTAGCGCGTTCTTTTACTGTTAATGACGAGCAAGTTTTATTTGGTAGCATTGATGGCATCACAGGGTTTAACCCCAAGGACGTTAAAGTAAACACCAGTGCCCCACCTGTCGCATTCACTCGCGCTTTTGTTGATGGTCAACCGATAGAGATAAACAATGGTGAGATCCGTCTAGGTCATCGAGATAAAAACTTATCCATTCATTTTGCTGCGTTAGATTATCAAGCAACAGATGATAACCGCTATCGCACTTGGCTGGTGGGCTATCACGATAAGTGGAGCGCAATTACCCCAGAGCACATTGTTAATTATCGGGAATTACCACCGGGTGAATATCGTTTTCGTGTTCAGGGTAGTAATAATCATGGTGTTTGGAATCAGGTAGGGATTGAGCTTAAGGTGATCAGTGTCCCAGCGTGGTATCAAACTATGTGGTTTCGTGTCTTAATGCCGATGCTCGTTGTGGTTATTTTACTATTGGGGTTTTGGCTGAGAGTAAGGCAATTACGAGAAAATAGCATCGAATTAGAGCGTAAAATTGCACGTAGGACACGCGATATTGTGGTGTTAGGAGAAGTTGGTAAAGAGGTTGCTGCAACATATGACATGCATGTTATCAGTGAAACCATCTACGCTCACCTCAGTGATATATTACATTGCGAATTTTTTGCTGTAGGGGTGTTTTATCCTGAAAAGAACTACATCGATTATATCTATGCGATGCAGCAAGGTGAGTTATATGAAGCCTTGGAGAGTCACACCAAGGTGGTGAGTAGCGCCGATGTATATTGTGTCTCAAGTGGACAAGAGTTTTATGCGGCTACGGATGACCACTGGCACAAGGTTGGGCTTAAAGCCTGTAATAATCTTTATGGTGAACAAACTAAGTCTGTCTTTTGTGCGCCTTTGATTGTGGATGGCAAAGTTATCGGTGTGTTTACCGTACAATCAAATAAGCCCCGTGCCTATAAGGAAGTTCATTTAAATGTGTTACGCTCGGTCGCTAACCATATTGCAGTCGCACTGGCGAATTCACTGTCTTATAGTGAATTGAAAGAGGCTGAGCAAAGGCTTGATTTAGCGATGCAAGGAGCAAATGCCGGTACTTGGGAGTGGGACTGCCAAAGTGACCTACTTGTCACTAATGGGATTTGGTCAACTATGCTCGGTTACCAAGAAGGTGAGCTTGAGCTGCGTTATGGCGAAACCATTAATCGCTGGCGTGAGCTTATCCATCCTGATGATCTCGCCATAGTCGAAAATGCACTTCAGGCTCATCTTTCAAAGCAAGCAGAGACATACCGTTGTGAGCTGCGTATGAAAACGGCAGATGGACAGTGGAAATGGATTTTAAGCATGGGGCAAAGTGTGTTTGTGAATCAAGATAGTCGGCGCAAGGAAATGTTTGGTATACATATGGATATATCCGATTCCAAAGGATTAGAGGCAGCTTTAAAGCAAGCAAAAGAGCGTGCAGAGAGCGCTACGCAAGCAAAGTCAGACTTCTTGTCTAATATGTCGCATGAAATCCGTACACCAATGAATGCCATTATTGGTATGAGTTACCTCGCGTTAGAAACCGACTTAAATTTTAAGCAGCGTAACTATGTTGAGAAAATTCATCGCAGTGCAGAATCATTGCTAGGTATTATTAACGACATATTAGACTTTTCTAAAATTGAAGCAGGCAAGCTAGATATTGAACAAGTTGAATTTTGCATCGAAGACACGCTGCGCAGTGCTTTGGATTTAATTGCAGTTAAAGCAAAAGAAAAAGAGCTGGAGCTATGTGCACATATTGACCCAGCAGTGCCCAGTAAATTAATTGGTGACCCGCTTCGTTTATCTCAAATTTTGCTTAATCTTGGCAGCAATGCCGTGAAATTTACCGAGCAAGGCGGTGAGGTATTGGTGGATGTGCGGGTTGAGCAGCAAGTAGCTGGAGAGCTGACATTAAAGTTTGCTGTGATTGACTCTGGTATCGGTATGTCACAAGAGCAGCAAGCAAAACTATTTAACTCATTTTCGCAAGCGGATACTTCAACAACACGGAAATATGGTGGAACAGGTCTTGGACTGGCTATATGTAAAAAGTTGGTTGAACTGATGCATGGTGAGATCCATTGCCAAAGCGCACAGGGGGTAGGAAGCACATTTAGTTTCACGTTAGTGCTTGATGATGCTCTATATGAACCTGAAGCACTTGAAAAGCTTGAGCTAAAGCACGCATTGATCATTGATGACAACTTCAGCTCAAGCCGTTATTTATCTTCTTGCCTGTCGCGTTTTGACATTGAAGCACAGGCTTTCGCATCTTCTGACATTGCAGATCTTGCCGGCATGTTAGTGGATAAAGATGTCGTTTTTATAGATATGCGGCTTGAGCAATCGAGGTCTTATTTACAGCAGATACGTCATCTAGACCCCCATATGCCTTGTATATTAATGCCGTTGTATGAAATGCAAAATGTTGATGTCTACTTGCGTGAGTTTGAACGCAGCAGCTATGTATTGAAACCATTTTTGGCAGACGATGTGTATTCTGCTTTACAGTGCGCATTGGGTCTAAGTAGTCAGCAGGTTGAGCATCGTAACGAGCAAGATGAGCATGAGCAACAACAGTTGTCTGGCGCACGCCTATTATTGGTCGAAGACAATGATCTAAACCAAGAGCTTGCAGTAACATTATTGACCAGCAAGGGAATCGTTGTTGAGGTGGCCGAACATGGTCAGAAAGCACTGGAAATGTTAGCTCAAAGTCAGTTTGACGGTGTATTGATGGATTGCCAAATGCCGGTGATGGATGGGTATACTGCGACTCGTAAGATCCGAGAGCAAGCTCAATTTGAATCCTTACCTGTAATTGCGATGACAGCCAGCGTTATGATGGATAATCAGGAGGCAGCACTGGCATGTGGGATGAATGATATTATTAGTAAACCTCTGAATATTGACAAAATGTTCGCAACACTCCGGAAGTGGATTTCAGTTTCGAATGTGATTAAAAATGATATACAGCAACCACTTACTATAAAATCAGAGTCGAGTTACCCCGATATTGAAGGCATTGATACGGGTATAGCACAATCGATATCACAAGGAGATGTTGCGTTATTTAAGCGATTATTAAGAAGGTTCGTTGATCGTCAGCAGCACTTTCATGCACACTTTGATGAAGCACTTGAGCAGCAACATGCTGATCCGGATGCGCCTATGCGTTGTGCGCATACGCTTAAAGGTACTGCTGGCAACATAGGCGCAACTGAGGTGCAGAATGTAGCGGGAGAGTTAGAGCAAATATGTGCTAATAAAGGTGAATATAAGGCAGCATTAAATCAGGTCCATGAAAAATTAGAACCATTAATTTTTGCTATACAACAAGTGCTAAGTCACGAGGGAGATGAAGGTGGTTTAGACGCTAAAAGTTGTACGCGCCTCACGGAGCAGCAAGTTGCGGATAAGTTGAAGCAATTGACTATGTTATTAGAAGACTATGATACCGATGCGATTGATTTGGTGAGTGAGTTGCTACCTATCTACGACGGTACACTGTTTGTGGATAAGTTCAAACGGTTAGCGACATTAATTGACGATTATGACTTTGATGCTGCCAAGGAGTTATTGGCGCAAATTAAGCCAGATCTTGAGGTTTCTGAGCAGGCCTGA
- a CDS encoding CocE/NonD family hydrolase, with translation MHIAILLIFLMGLYSEAFAVQEISIPLRDTTKLAATVYVPEQDQSHDEKYPVIVQFTPYGREEATQRGEYFSAHGYIFVSVDSRGVGGSEGLFTPFVDEGKDGYDVIEYLANHPLSNGKVGTLGGSYRGFAQWAIQKYRPPSLHSMIAIASVYPGYDFPMRNNIFSDYTISWLDFVLSKTDTKHYGSGDGWDNAYVKQKNNGTAFKDLDKQKNHLSEVYQTWLAHPNYDMYWQKMVPNRMDYSAISTPILSITGHYDGDQRGTLKYYKHHQQWGDTTVFADHYLVMGPWDHSGTRKPKSQVHEAQFSAHSLVDMPTLYLDWFNWTLKGERKPNYLHSPVIQYVQKTGRWFGQNSLRSGSKVERISLHNMRVKKPNKHTAQQVKSRYVYNPKIAVRLPLRLDMTGTVDIPQESGSYVAFDTPYLTQSQILIGQIKASIWIEISTVDTDIYLDVFEVCKGDEMRLLSQAYRRVKYRDNLSIPISTPINTPFELRLDDFDWMAREIEKGCKLRFIVRSSKWHHQKHFNSGLPVSYQTMAHATVANISVLHDENYPSYIQIPWLKPSVDITQPVSLPLTQ, from the coding sequence ATGCATATTGCAATATTACTGATTTTTCTTATGGGGCTTTATTCTGAAGCGTTTGCTGTGCAAGAGATATCCATACCACTTCGAGATACGACTAAGTTGGCGGCAACTGTGTATGTACCTGAACAGGACCAAAGTCATGATGAAAAATACCCAGTGATTGTGCAATTTACACCTTATGGACGAGAGGAAGCGACACAAAGAGGGGAGTATTTTAGTGCGCATGGTTATATATTTGTTTCCGTAGATAGTCGAGGAGTAGGCGGTTCTGAGGGGCTGTTTACACCGTTTGTTGATGAAGGGAAAGATGGCTATGATGTGATTGAATATTTGGCTAATCACCCTCTCAGCAATGGTAAAGTCGGCACCTTAGGTGGCTCATATCGAGGGTTTGCTCAGTGGGCGATACAGAAATATCGACCACCTTCATTACACTCAATGATTGCCATTGCTTCTGTATACCCTGGATATGATTTTCCCATGCGCAATAATATCTTCTCAGATTATACGATTTCTTGGTTGGACTTTGTGTTATCTAAGACTGACACTAAGCATTATGGCTCGGGAGATGGGTGGGATAATGCTTATGTAAAGCAAAAAAATAACGGCACAGCATTTAAAGACTTAGACAAGCAAAAAAATCACCTATCTGAGGTTTACCAAACTTGGTTAGCCCATCCAAATTACGATATGTATTGGCAAAAGATGGTCCCAAACCGCATGGATTATTCAGCCATATCCACCCCGATATTGTCTATTACTGGTCATTATGATGGTGATCAACGAGGCACATTAAAGTATTACAAACATCATCAACAGTGGGGAGATACCACCGTATTTGCGGACCATTATTTAGTGATGGGGCCTTGGGATCACAGTGGCACCAGAAAACCTAAAAGTCAGGTGCATGAAGCGCAATTCTCGGCGCACTCACTGGTTGATATGCCCACGCTGTATTTAGACTGGTTTAATTGGACATTGAAAGGTGAGCGAAAGCCGAACTATTTGCACTCTCCTGTGATCCAGTATGTGCAAAAGACAGGACGTTGGTTTGGACAAAACTCGTTGCGCTCAGGTTCAAAAGTAGAACGAATTTCGTTGCACAATATGCGGGTAAAAAAACCGAATAAACATACAGCTCAGCAGGTTAAAAGTCGTTATGTTTATAACCCCAAAATAGCGGTGAGGTTACCATTAAGACTAGATATGACAGGGACGGTTGACATTCCTCAGGAAAGTGGCAGTTACGTGGCTTTTGATACGCCCTACCTTACACAATCGCAAATATTAATTGGCCAAATCAAAGCCTCAATTTGGATTGAGATAAGTACTGTCGATACGGATATCTACTTGGATGTGTTTGAAGTTTGCAAAGGCGATGAAATGCGCCTGCTAAGCCAAGCATATCGGCGAGTGAAATATCGAGACAACTTATCTATACCTATTTCTACACCCATTAATACCCCTTTTGAACTCAGGTTGGACGATTTTGATTGGATGGCAAGAGAAATCGAAAAAGGTTGTAAATTGAGGTTTATTGTACGCTCCTCAAAGTGGCATCATCAAAAGCATTTTAACAGTGGATTACCCGTGTCATATCAAACAATGGCACACGCCACTGTCGCTAATATTAGCGTCTTGCACGATGAAAATTACCCGAGCTATATCCAAATACCCTGGTTAAAGCCAAGCGTTGATATCACTCAGCCAGTATCATTACCCTTGACTCAATAG